The Bubalus kerabau isolate K-KA32 ecotype Philippines breed swamp buffalo chromosome X, PCC_UOA_SB_1v2, whole genome shotgun sequence genome has a segment encoding these proteins:
- the LOC129639228 gene encoding LOW QUALITY PROTEIN: polyadenylate-binding protein 4-like (The sequence of the model RefSeq protein was modified relative to this genomic sequence to represent the inferred CDS: substituted 1 base at 1 genomic stop codon) — MNAAASSYPMASLYVGDLHSDVTEAMLYEKFSPAGPVLSIRVCRDMITRRSLGYAYVNFQQPADAERALDTMNFDVIKGKPIRILWSQRDPSLRKSGVGNVFGNILSCKVVCDENSSKGYAFVHFETXEAADKAIEKMNGMLLNDHKVFVGRFKSQKEREAELGAKAKEFTNVYIKNFGEEVDDENLKELFSQFGKTLSVKVMRDPSGKSKGFGFVSYEKHEDANKAVEEMNGKEITGKVIFVGRAQKKVERQAELKRKFEQLKQERISRYQGVNLYIKNLDDTINDEKLRKEFSPFGSITSAKVMLEDGRSKGFGFVCFSSPEEATKAVTEMNGRIVGSKPLYVALAQRKEERKAHLTNQYMQRVAGMRALPANAILNQFQPAAGGYFVPAVPQAQGRPPYYTPNQLAQMRPNPRWQQGFQGMPSAIRQSGPRPALRHLAPTGNAPASRGLPTTAQRVGSECPDRLAMDFGGAGAAQQGLTDSCQSGGVPTAVQNLAPRAAVAAAAPRAVAPYKYASSVRSPHPAIQPLQAPQPAVHVQGQEPLTASMLAAAPPQEQKQMLGERLFPLIQTMHSNLAGKITGVLLEIDNSELLHMLESPESLRSKVDEAVAVLQAHHAKKEAAQKVGAVAAATS, encoded by the coding sequence atgAACGCTGCGGCCAGCAGCTACCCCATGGCCTCCCTGTACGTGGGTGACCTGCACTCGGACGTCACCGAGGCCATGCTGTACGAAAAGTTCAGTCCTGCGGGGCCTGTGCTGTCCATCCGGGTCTGCCGCGATATGATCACCCGCCGCTCCCTGGGTTATGCCTACGTCAACTTCCAGCAGCCGGCTGACGCTGAGCGGGCCTTGGACACCATGAACTTTGATGTAATTAAGGGAAAGCCGATCCGGATCCTGTGGTCTCAGAGGGATCCGTCTCTGAGAAAATCTGGTGTGGGAAACGTCTTTGGGAACATTCTGTCCTGCAAGGTGGTGTGTGATGAGAACAGCTCTAAGGGTTATGCCTTTGTCCACTTCGAGACCTAGGAGGCTGCCGACAAGGCCATCGAGAAGATGAACGGCATGCTCCTCAATGACCACAAAGTGTTTGTGGGCAGATTCAAGTCTCAAAAAGAGCGGGAAGCCGAACTTGGAGCCAAAGCCAAGGAATTCACCAATGTTTACATCAAAAACTTTGGGGAAGAGGTTGATGATGAGAATCTGAAAGAGCTATTTAGCCAGTTTGGTAAGACCCTAAGTGTCAAGGTGATGAGAGATCCCAGTGGGAAATCCAAAGGCTTTGGCTTTGTGAGTTACGAAAAACACGAGGATGCCAATAAGGCTGTGGaagagatgaatggaaaagaaatcacTGGGAAGGTCATTTTCGTTGGCCGTGCACAAAAGAAAGTGGAGCGGCAGGCCGAGTTAAAGCGAAAATTTGAACAGCTGAAGCAGGAGAGGATTAGTCGCTATCAGGGGGTGAATCTCTACATTAAGAACTTGGATGACACCATCAATGACGAGAAGTTAAGGAAAGAGTTTTCTCCTTTTGGATCAATCACCAGTGCTAAGGTGATGCtggaggatgggagaagcaaaggatttGGCTTTGTCTGCTTCTCATCCCCTGAAGAGGCAACCAAAGCAGTCACGGAGATGAATGGACGCATCGTGGGCTCCAAGCCACTTTATGTCGCTCTGGCccagagaaaggaggagagaaaggctcACCTGACCAACCAATATATGCAGCGGGTGGCCGGGATGAGGGCACTGCCCGCCAACGCCATCTTAAATCAGTTCCAGCCTGCAGCTGGGGGCTACTTTGTGCCAGCAGTTCCACAGGCTCAGGGAAGACCACCATATTACACACCTAACCAGTTAGCACAGATGAGGCCTAATCCACGCTGGCAGCAAGGCTTCCAAGGAATGCCAAGTGCTATACGCCAGTCTGGGCCTCGTCCAGCTCTTCGCCATCTGGCTCCAACTGGTAATGCTCCGGCCTCTCGCGGCCTCCCTACTACCGCTCAGAGAGTCGGGTCTGAGTGCCCAGACCGCTTGGCTATGGACTTTGGTGGGGCTGGTGCCGCCCAGCAAGGGCTGACTGACAGCTGCCAGTCTGGAGGTGTTCCCACAGCTGTGCAGAACTTAGCGCCTCGTgccgctgttgctgctgctgctcctcggGCTGTTGCACCTTACAAATATGCCTCCAGCGTCCGCAGTCCTCACCCGGCCATCCAGCCCCTGCAGGCACCCCAGCCTGCGGTCCACGTGCAGGGGCAGGAGCCACTGACCGCCTCCATGCTGGCTGCAGCACCCCCCCAGGAACAGAAGCAGATGCTGGGTGAACGTCTGTTCCCACTCATCCAGACGATGCACTCGAACCTGGCTGGGAAGATAACTGGGGTGCTGCTGGAGATCGACAACTCAGAGCTGCTGCACATGCTGGAGTCCCCCGAGTCTCTCCGCTCCAAGGTGGATGAGGCTGTGGCGGTCCTTCAGGCTCATCATGCCAAGAAAGAAGCTGCTCAGAAGGTGGgcgctgttgctgctgctacctCTTAG